In Gemmatimonadaceae bacterium, the following proteins share a genomic window:
- a CDS encoding MtrB/PioB family outer membrane beta-barrel protein, translating to PGSGTFSAAAELGPRSYTTRPDSLSLGKFQEYRDLKGNDRSSVLLEQLFVKYSPADSFAVYSLSARKLFDRDQSAWLLAKKPGDYDFQLRWDRIPHTYSTTARSPGNELGTPGFNTLPAVRPDSNAWRNAPYIGPIRNQVDPIKASLALTPNKYLDFKADFTHISKNGGLPRSISFSGSSGPQREYVSPIDQQINDARISQAFTSGDRSPDGPLSFIKSYQVNASYAYSRFDNAIRSTMVDNPQISVNSFANGTATARVSLEPSNFAQTASANGSMLLPLRTYVMGAVTTSWARQNDRFFPQTSNDSLARDPNYNLVGSYSRPSLDGRMRTSTYTMSATTHPISGLTLVARYRSFDLGNQTPAFSIPAMIVSDRTVTLADSERFEPHPFTKANTNLSSTYLVVPGLALSAGFGLETWERDTAVRNIAKTTERMPRASIDFTSFDWFSLRASYLYGSRRGNTPYTESITEITGFRRFDEADRNRTRVSVSGTVNPIDAVTIGLMIEAGTDKFPNSLYGVQRDNSLAKGLDIDFSPWSWFSASAGWLREDVKDSANYRYRTGAVGSATYDNASYRWMNTNKDKNITVYANATATLVPDKLELLGSFSLIDSHWQMFNRNPVQPTGGTAAQNLAAIAQDWPEVSQQLQPLSLGLRFRYSQDWAVTFRVQAERYKQDDFRTLAPEFTTTGLSNGVPLAVPWGPGDLPGTIGQVAGSANGQYHFLGNNYHPYTASLVTLLISYHPSLMPFVKPRSTF from the coding sequence CCCCCGGCAGCGGCACGTTCTCGGCCGCCGCCGAGCTTGGACCGCGGTCCTATACGACGCGTCCGGATTCGCTGTCGCTCGGCAAGTTTCAGGAATATCGCGATCTCAAGGGAAACGACAGGTCGTCGGTGCTTCTCGAGCAGCTGTTTGTGAAATACTCGCCGGCGGACAGCTTCGCCGTCTACTCGCTCAGCGCACGCAAGCTGTTCGACCGCGATCAGAGTGCGTGGTTGCTGGCGAAGAAGCCCGGCGACTACGACTTCCAGTTGCGGTGGGATCGGATCCCGCACACGTATTCGACCACGGCCCGGTCCCCCGGGAATGAGCTCGGCACGCCCGGCTTCAACACATTGCCGGCGGTCCGGCCGGACTCCAACGCCTGGCGCAACGCGCCGTACATCGGACCGATCCGCAATCAGGTGGATCCAATCAAGGCCTCGCTCGCGCTGACGCCAAACAAGTACCTCGATTTCAAGGCGGACTTCACGCACATCTCGAAGAACGGCGGCCTGCCGCGGTCGATCTCGTTCTCCGGATCGAGCGGTCCGCAGCGCGAGTACGTCTCACCGATCGACCAGCAGATCAACGACGCCCGCATCTCGCAGGCCTTCACGTCCGGCGACCGTTCGCCCGACGGTCCGCTGTCCTTCATCAAGAGCTATCAGGTCAACGCGTCCTACGCCTACTCGCGATTCGACAACGCGATTCGCTCGACGATGGTCGACAACCCGCAGATCAGCGTGAATTCGTTCGCCAACGGCACGGCAACGGCGCGCGTGTCGCTCGAACCGAGCAACTTCGCGCAGACGGCCAGCGCCAATGGGTCGATGTTGCTGCCCCTCCGGACATACGTCATGGGCGCCGTCACCACTTCGTGGGCGCGGCAGAACGACCGCTTCTTCCCGCAGACGTCGAACGACTCGCTCGCCCGCGACCCGAATTACAATTTGGTCGGCAGCTACAGCCGGCCGAGCCTCGACGGACGCATGCGCACGTCGACCTACACGATGTCGGCGACGACGCACCCGATCAGCGGGCTGACGCTCGTGGCGCGATACCGCTCGTTCGACCTCGGCAATCAGACGCCGGCGTTCTCCATTCCGGCCATGATCGTGAGCGACCGCACCGTCACCCTCGCCGATTCGGAGCGGTTCGAGCCGCACCCGTTCACGAAGGCGAACACCAATCTGAGCTCGACGTATCTCGTCGTGCCGGGGTTGGCCCTGTCCGCCGGATTCGGCCTGGAAACGTGGGAGCGCGACACTGCCGTGCGGAACATCGCGAAGACCACGGAGCGCATGCCGCGCGCGAGCATCGACTTCACGTCCTTCGATTGGTTCAGCCTTCGGGCGAGCTATCTCTACGGATCGCGACGGGGCAACACGCCGTACACGGAGTCGATCACCGAAATCACCGGCTTCCGCCGCTTCGACGAGGCCGATCGCAATCGAACACGAGTCTCCGTGTCCGGCACCGTGAATCCGATCGATGCCGTCACGATCGGGCTCATGATCGAGGCGGGAACCGACAAATTCCCGAACTCACTCTACGGCGTGCAGCGCGACAACAGCCTGGCCAAGGGGTTGGACATCGATTTCAGCCCGTGGAGCTGGTTCAGCGCGAGCGCCGGCTGGCTACGCGAGGACGTAAAGGACAGCGCCAACTACCGGTATCGCACCGGCGCGGTCGGCTCGGCGACCTACGACAACGCGAGCTACCGGTGGATGAACACGAACAAGGACAAGAACATCACCGTGTACGCGAACGCCACCGCGACGCTCGTTCCCGACAAGCTCGAGCTGCTCGGCAGCTTTTCGCTGATCGACTCGCACTGGCAGATGTTCAACAGGAACCCGGTTCAGCCGACCGGGGGGACGGCCGCGCAAAATCTGGCCGCGATAGCGCAGGACTGGCCCGAGGTAAGCCAACAGTTGCAGCCACTCTCGCTCGGCCTCCGGTTCCGATACTCGCAGGATTGGGCCGTGACGTTCCGCGTTCAGGCCGAGCGCTACAAACAAGACGACTTCCGCACCCTCGCGCCGGAGTTCACGACGACTGGCTTGAGCAACGGCGTGCCGCTGGCGGTGCCGTGGGGACCGGGGGACCTCCCGGGCACGATCGGCCAAGTCGCCGGCTCCGCGAACGGCCAGTACCACTTTCTCGGCAACAACTATCACCCGTACACGGCGAGCCTGGTGACTCTGCTCATCAGCTATCACCCGTCGCTGATGCCGTTCGTGAAGCCGAGATCGACCTTCTGA
- a CDS encoding glycoside hydrolase family 3 N-terminal domain-containing protein, whose product MGALGTHISRKLVGPIAFALLATASAAFAQSTEGASYRDPSRPVAERVRDLLGRMTLEEKFWQLFMIPGDLDDPANDYSRGVFGLQISPARDTTDPARAHAKRINDIQRYFVERTRLGIPIIPFEEAVHGLVRPGATAFPAAIGMAATWDTSLMSRVAAAIADETRSRGIRQVLSPVVNIGNDPRWGRVEETYGEDPLLSSRMAVSFVSAFEKAGVVATPKHFVANFGDGGRDSYPIDLDARLLDEMYYPPFRAAILEGHARSVMSAYNSVNGSPATQNRGLLTDKLRRDWGFQGFVISDAAATGGATVLHHTEASTATATSDALNAGLDVIFQSSWPQHRPYLDAFKRGLIPDSVIDTAVARVLRAKFELGLFEHPYVDADSAKLVNGSAAHRALALDAAHASIVLLKNDGGSLPLAKSIRSIAVIGTDAVEARLGGYSGPGNAKISILDGITAALRERIPDGVVRYAPGPGRFAREYVVVPPEALSSTDSGRAARGLYGEYFDNNHLDGRPRLARTDARVDFGWTLNSPGRGIPFDWYSVRWTGRITVPTGGVRRIGVEANDGYRLYLDGKLLIDDWEKRSYGSRLASVKLAPGSSHDIRLEYFESTGNARVKLVWDAGVVDDWRGKIDSAVLVARRSQVAVVVAGIEEGEFRDRALLSLPGHQEQLIERVASTGRPTIVVLVGGGAITMSRWLDRVPAVVDAWYSGEFGGRAVADVLFGNYNPAGRLPTTWPMFEGQLPLYYNHKPTGRGDDYLDLTGQPLFPFGYGLSYTTFEYSNLSIESPEIAANGSTIVRCRVKNTGTRAGDEVVQLYVRDLLASVARPVMQLGGFRRLHLAPGAGQDIAFTVGREQLQMLDRDLHWLVEPGTFRVLIGASSRDIRLRGDLVVR is encoded by the coding sequence ATGGGCGCGTTGGGCACCCATATATCTCGTAAGTTAGTCGGTCCAATCGCGTTTGCGCTGCTCGCGACGGCGAGCGCGGCCTTTGCGCAATCGACTGAAGGAGCGTCCTATCGCGACCCGTCGAGGCCGGTCGCCGAACGGGTGCGCGATCTGCTCGGGCGGATGACGCTCGAGGAAAAGTTCTGGCAGCTGTTCATGATTCCCGGCGACCTCGACGATCCCGCCAACGACTACTCGCGCGGCGTGTTCGGTCTCCAGATCTCGCCGGCGCGCGACACGACCGACCCCGCCCGCGCCCACGCCAAGCGCATCAACGACATCCAGCGCTACTTCGTCGAGCGGACTCGGCTCGGCATTCCGATCATCCCGTTCGAGGAAGCGGTGCACGGACTCGTGCGCCCCGGCGCCACGGCCTTTCCGGCTGCGATCGGAATGGCGGCGACGTGGGACACCTCGCTCATGTCGCGCGTCGCGGCGGCGATCGCCGACGAAACGCGGAGCAGAGGAATCCGGCAGGTGCTGTCGCCGGTCGTGAACATCGGAAACGATCCGCGATGGGGGCGCGTCGAGGAGACGTACGGCGAGGATCCCCTGCTCTCTTCGCGGATGGCCGTGTCGTTCGTGAGCGCGTTCGAGAAGGCCGGTGTCGTCGCGACGCCCAAGCACTTCGTGGCGAACTTCGGCGACGGCGGACGCGACAGCTACCCGATCGACTTGGACGCGCGGCTGCTCGACGAGATGTATTACCCGCCTTTTCGCGCCGCGATTCTCGAGGGACACGCGCGGTCGGTGATGAGCGCGTACAACTCGGTGAACGGATCGCCGGCGACGCAGAATCGCGGGCTGCTGACGGACAAGCTGCGCCGCGATTGGGGCTTTCAAGGGTTCGTCATCTCGGATGCCGCGGCGACGGGCGGCGCGACGGTGTTGCACCACACCGAGGCGAGCACCGCCACCGCGACGAGCGACGCGCTGAACGCTGGGCTCGACGTGATCTTCCAGAGCTCGTGGCCCCAGCACCGGCCGTACCTCGACGCGTTCAAGCGCGGGCTCATCCCCGACTCGGTGATCGACACCGCGGTGGCGCGCGTGCTGCGCGCGAAGTTCGAGCTCGGCCTGTTCGAGCATCCGTACGTCGACGCGGACAGCGCGAAGCTCGTGAACGGCAGCGCGGCCCATCGCGCCCTCGCCCTCGACGCGGCGCATGCATCGATCGTGCTGTTGAAGAACGACGGCGGCTCGCTTCCGCTCGCGAAGTCGATTCGATCGATCGCCGTGATCGGCACGGACGCGGTCGAGGCGCGGCTCGGCGGGTACAGCGGTCCGGGGAACGCCAAGATCTCGATCCTCGACGGGATCACGGCGGCACTCCGAGAGCGCATTCCCGACGGTGTCGTGCGCTACGCACCGGGGCCCGGGCGATTTGCGCGTGAGTACGTCGTCGTGCCGCCCGAGGCATTGTCGTCCACCGACAGCGGTCGCGCCGCACGCGGACTGTACGGCGAGTACTTCGACAACAATCATCTCGACGGACGCCCGCGACTCGCTCGGACCGACGCGCGGGTCGATTTCGGGTGGACGCTCAATTCGCCCGGGCGCGGCATTCCGTTCGATTGGTATTCGGTGCGCTGGACTGGGCGCATCACCGTTCCCACGGGCGGCGTACGACGCATCGGTGTGGAGGCGAACGACGGCTACCGTCTCTATCTCGACGGCAAGCTGCTGATCGACGACTGGGAGAAGCGTTCGTACGGATCGCGATTGGCGAGCGTGAAGCTCGCGCCGGGGAGCTCGCACGACATCCGGCTCGAGTATTTCGAGAGCACCGGCAACGCGCGGGTGAAGCTCGTGTGGGATGCCGGGGTCGTGGACGACTGGCGCGGGAAGATCGATTCAGCCGTTTTGGTCGCCCGCCGGTCGCAAGTGGCGGTGGTGGTCGCGGGAATCGAAGAGGGAGAATTCCGCGATCGCGCGCTGCTTTCGCTGCCCGGTCATCAAGAACAGCTCATCGAGCGAGTCGCCTCGACCGGCCGGCCGACGATCGTCGTCCTCGTCGGTGGTGGCGCGATCACGATGAGCCGCTGGCTCGACCGCGTACCGGCGGTGGTCGACGCGTGGTATTCCGGCGAGTTCGGCGGCCGCGCCGTCGCCGACGTGCTGTTCGGCAACTACAACCCGGCCGGCCGTCTGCCGACGACGTGGCCGATGTTCGAGGGGCAACTGCCTCTCTACTACAACCACAAGCCGACCGGCCGCGGCGACGACTATCTCGATCTCACCGGACAACCGCTCTTTCCCTTCGGCTACGGATTGAGCTACACGACGTTCGAGTACTCCAACCTCTCGATCGAATCGCCCGAGATCGCGGCCAACGGTTCGACGATCGTCCGGTGCCGCGTCAAGAACACAGGCACACGCGCCGGCGACGAGGTCGTGCAGCTCTACGTCCGCGACCTGCTCGCCTCGGTCGCTCGTCCGGTCATGCAGCTCGGCGGTTTCCGACGCTTGCACCTCGCTCCGGGTGCAGGGCAGGACATCGCGTTCACCGTGGGCCGCGAGCAGCTACAGATGCTCGACCGCGATCTCCACTGGCTGGTCGAGCCGGGCACATTCCGCGTTCTGATCGGTGCGTCGTCGCGCGACATCCGACTCAGAGGCGACCTGGTCGTGCGCTGA